The following are encoded together in the Nocardioides sp. Arc9.136 genome:
- a CDS encoding ATP-binding protein, with protein sequence MRLDPSVRVGGLLAALVVSGFLALHAAPDGGTVIGIWPVGVASALALEVGRRRAPYVLPVVLVVAVLTIWLGGRPADVAIGYGLGITVETALVVAVLTRGVEGRPPLRTDADLRRYYLAVAGAGLVAAASGGLTSVLTGFGNPGTVALALGTAHLASQITLLPFFMRLPPHGSIASVTERVLQWAAIIVITPLVFSFDDVPSMAFMVVPLLAWGAQRIRPFEALAQMAALVFFAILMTTAGRGPFAAAPQAYDLPADARGVFLAAFATTCALIVVPLLIRVGAHIVISREARSERDKVQSIVDGATGIAIIGADAEGRVTLFNPGAERLLGYSAAEMMGRSTRILHSMRSVVDKARELGTAPDFGSVVQRIVTGEHAGTLMRFRRKDGVERIHSMTLTRMVDERGATVGYVSTSEDVTDSVDAQQRLQDALDTERQAVDRLREVDRAKDAFVSSVSHELRTPITSIMGYLELLGDGSYGPLTPDQGKALKRVSDNSGRLLGLIDELLTLSRLSEDGLALSTRAFDLREVVREGYAVVAPAWAHRRLEVSLDLPDEPVEFVGDRDMLERVVVNLVGNAVKFTPEGGAVSVVLGGHGSEVHLDVRDTGVGIPHQEIEQLFSRFFRSSIALEKAIPGSGLGLSITRAIVEKHGGAIDVESAVGRGTLFRVRMPTAA encoded by the coding sequence GTGAGGCTGGACCCGTCGGTCCGGGTCGGAGGGCTGCTCGCTGCGCTCGTCGTCAGCGGGTTCCTCGCCCTGCACGCAGCACCGGACGGCGGGACCGTCATCGGGATCTGGCCGGTGGGCGTCGCGTCCGCGCTCGCCCTCGAGGTCGGCCGCCGGCGTGCGCCGTACGTGCTCCCCGTGGTGCTGGTCGTCGCGGTCCTCACGATCTGGCTGGGCGGCCGGCCAGCGGACGTCGCGATCGGGTACGGCCTCGGCATCACCGTCGAGACCGCGCTGGTGGTCGCCGTGCTCACCCGTGGGGTCGAGGGTCGGCCGCCCCTGCGCACGGACGCCGACCTCCGGCGCTACTACCTGGCCGTCGCCGGGGCAGGGCTGGTCGCGGCGGCCTCGGGCGGGCTCACCTCGGTGCTGACCGGGTTCGGGAACCCCGGCACGGTGGCGCTCGCGCTGGGCACCGCCCACCTGGCCTCCCAGATCACGCTGCTGCCGTTCTTCATGCGGCTGCCTCCGCACGGCTCCATCGCGAGCGTGACCGAGCGGGTGCTGCAGTGGGCGGCGATCATCGTCATCACCCCGCTGGTCTTCTCCTTCGACGACGTGCCGTCGATGGCGTTCATGGTGGTGCCGTTGCTCGCGTGGGGCGCCCAGCGGATCCGGCCCTTCGAGGCGCTCGCCCAGATGGCGGCGCTGGTCTTCTTCGCCATCCTGATGACGACCGCCGGGCGCGGGCCGTTCGCCGCCGCCCCGCAGGCCTACGACCTGCCCGCGGACGCCCGGGGCGTGTTCCTCGCGGCGTTCGCCACCACGTGCGCGCTCATCGTGGTGCCGCTCCTGATCCGGGTCGGCGCCCACATCGTGATCTCCCGCGAGGCGCGCTCCGAGCGCGACAAGGTGCAGAGCATCGTCGACGGCGCGACCGGCATCGCGATCATCGGCGCCGATGCCGAGGGCCGGGTCACCCTCTTCAACCCGGGGGCGGAGCGGCTGCTCGGCTACTCCGCAGCGGAGATGATGGGCCGGTCGACGCGGATCCTGCACTCCATGCGGTCCGTGGTCGACAAGGCCAGGGAGCTGGGCACCGCCCCCGACTTCGGCTCCGTCGTGCAGCGGATCGTGACCGGCGAGCACGCGGGCACGCTGATGCGGTTCCGCCGCAAGGACGGCGTCGAGCGGATCCACTCGATGACCCTGACCCGGATGGTGGACGAGCGCGGCGCGACCGTCGGGTACGTCAGCACCTCCGAGGACGTGACCGACTCCGTCGACGCGCAGCAGCGGCTCCAGGACGCCCTCGACACCGAGCGGCAGGCCGTCGACCGCCTGCGCGAGGTCGACCGGGCCAAGGACGCGTTCGTCTCCTCGGTCAGCCACGAGCTGCGCACCCCGATCACCAGCATCATGGGCTACCTCGAGCTGCTCGGCGACGGCTCGTACGGCCCGCTGACCCCGGACCAGGGGAAGGCGCTGAAGCGGGTCTCCGACAACAGCGGCCGGCTGCTCGGCCTGATCGACGAGCTGCTCACGCTCTCCCGGCTCAGCGAGGACGGGCTCGCGCTCAGCACCCGCGCCTTCGACCTGCGGGAGGTCGTCCGCGAGGGGTACGCCGTCGTGGCGCCGGCCTGGGCGCACCGGCGGCTCGAGGTCTCCCTCGATCTCCCCGACGAGCCCGTCGAGTTCGTCGGCGACCGGGACATGCTCGAGCGGGTCGTGGTCAACCTGGTGGGCAACGCCGTGAAGTTCACCCCCGAGGGCGGCGCCGTCTCGGTGGTCCTGGGCGGCCACGGCTCCGAGGTCCACCTCGACGTGCGCGACACCGGGGTGGGCATCCCGCACCAGGAGATCGAGCAGCTGTTCTCGCGCTTCTTCCGCAGCTCGATCGCGCTCGAGAAGGCCATCCCCGGCTCCGGCCTGGGGCTGTCGATCACCCGGGCGATCGTGGAGAAGCACGGCGGCGCGATCGACGTCGAGTCCGCGGTCGGCCGCGGCACCCTGTTCCGCGTCCGGATGCCCACGGCCGCCTGA
- a CDS encoding CDP-glycerol glycerophosphotransferase family protein, producing MKIVWNSFHGRFSDNPRALWERVADRPGLEHVWLADQEHLAAFPDGVTTVDIDSPAATEALESADLLVANTHTEVEWTKPAGTTYVQTWHGTPLKRIHRDVLWAPEGRLDRLDHDIAKWDLLLSPNAASTPRLRGAFGFTGEVLESGYPRNDLLSLPESREAGARVRASLGVPDGAKVVLYTPTWRDDEAFAEGRPEVPLALDVDRFAAALGPEHVLLVRAHNMVTGRSRIAAVPHVHDVSYHPDVRDLYCAADVMVTDYSSTMFDYAITGRPIVHFAYDLERFQDSVRGFYFDLVPEAPGPIVRTTGELVDVIGGLERVEKEHAAQYAAFRERYTSLEDGRATDRVLERLGLS from the coding sequence ATGAAGATCGTCTGGAACAGCTTCCACGGACGGTTCTCCGACAACCCGCGGGCCCTGTGGGAGCGGGTCGCGGACCGGCCCGGGCTCGAGCACGTGTGGCTCGCCGACCAGGAGCACCTGGCGGCGTTCCCGGACGGCGTGACGACCGTCGACATCGACTCCCCCGCGGCGACCGAGGCGCTGGAGTCGGCCGACCTGCTGGTCGCCAACACCCACACCGAGGTCGAGTGGACCAAGCCGGCCGGCACGACGTACGTCCAGACCTGGCACGGCACCCCGCTCAAGCGGATCCACCGGGACGTGCTGTGGGCGCCCGAGGGTCGGCTGGACCGGCTCGACCACGACATCGCCAAGTGGGACCTGCTGCTCTCGCCGAACGCCGCGAGCACGCCGCGGCTGCGGGGCGCCTTCGGCTTCACCGGCGAGGTGCTCGAGTCCGGCTACCCGCGCAACGACCTGCTGAGCCTGCCGGAGTCCCGGGAGGCCGGTGCGCGCGTGCGGGCCTCCCTCGGCGTCCCCGACGGCGCGAAGGTCGTCCTCTACACGCCGACCTGGCGCGACGACGAGGCCTTCGCCGAGGGCCGCCCCGAGGTCCCGCTCGCCCTGGACGTCGACCGGTTCGCCGCTGCTCTCGGCCCCGAGCACGTGCTGCTCGTGCGCGCCCACAACATGGTGACCGGTCGCTCCCGGATCGCTGCGGTCCCGCACGTCCACGACGTCTCGTACCACCCGGACGTCCGCGACCTCTACTGCGCGGCCGACGTCATGGTGACCGACTACTCCTCGACGATGTTCGACTACGCGATCACCGGTCGGCCGATCGTGCACTTCGCCTACGACCTCGAGCGGTTCCAGGACTCGGTGCGGGGGTTCTACTTCGACCTCGTCCCCGAGGCGCCCGGCCCCATCGTCCGCACCACCGGTGAGCTGGTCGACGTCATCGGCGGCCTCGAGCGGGTCGAGAAGGAGCACGCCGCGCAGTACGCCGCGTTCCGCGAGCGCTACACGTCCCTCGAGGACGGCCGGGCGACCGACCGGGTGCTGGAGCGGCTCGGGCTGTCCTGA
- a CDS encoding GNAT family N-acetyltransferase, producing MTLHLDPFVPDRDSATLHSWVVEERARFWMMQDHTLEEVREIYTWLDEQPTHHVWLVREESGEPVALFQDYEPTAEEVGSTYDVLPGDLGIHFMLAPADTVRHGFTAEVVELLLDHAFADPAVHRLVAEPDARNDKAVGLVRRLGFQLGPVVQLSTKPAQLAFLTRQAAGR from the coding sequence ATGACCCTGCACCTCGACCCGTTCGTCCCCGACCGCGACAGCGCGACCCTCCACTCGTGGGTGGTCGAGGAGCGTGCGCGCTTCTGGATGATGCAGGACCACACCCTCGAGGAGGTCCGCGAGATCTACACCTGGCTCGACGAGCAGCCCACCCACCACGTGTGGCTGGTGCGCGAGGAGTCCGGCGAGCCCGTCGCCCTCTTCCAGGACTACGAGCCCACCGCCGAGGAGGTCGGCTCGACGTACGACGTCCTTCCCGGCGACCTGGGCATCCACTTCATGCTCGCCCCCGCCGACACCGTGCGGCACGGCTTCACCGCCGAGGTCGTGGAGCTGCTCCTCGACCACGCGTTCGCCGACCCGGCCGTCCACCGGCTCGTCGCCGAGCCGGACGCCCGCAACGACAAGGCCGTCGGGCTCGTCCGCCGCCTCGGCTTCCAGCTCGGCCCCGTCGTCCAGCTCTCCACCAAGCCCGCCCAGCTCGCCTTCCTCACCCGCCAGGCCGCCGGCCGCTGA
- a CDS encoding penicillin acylase family protein gives MARTYRDAWGVPHVRATSLADLAHGQGEVTARDRTWQLEHLHRRATGTTAEVLGAPALPWDRLARRTCLVDVARRAHAGLAGETRAFVAAYVRGVNEGLETAGRGGVPELDRLGIDARPWEEWTPLAVFLAQHLLFASLPGKLWAHRAREVLGADARLLSHEGPSASGSNAWAVGGDRTATGAPLIGGDPHRVVEAPGVYQQVRLACEDPADPVDVVGLAFPGVPGVQHFAHAGEVAWAITNGMADYQDVYDERLRRAGDGAAVEALGPDGWEPVAARAETIAVRGAAPETVEVVVTPRGPVFEGGVDAGAGLSVRFASDVLGDLGFDALLPLLRSRTVDDVDAALDRWVEPVNNVVVADTSGAVRYRLAGRIPLRDEANRHGVVDAADPATAWAGWLDPLPRHDVPPDGQVVTANERRGPESDPVGATFASPHRARRIAALLDGRDGLTGEDFAAIHDDDLSAQALVLRDALVEGQQPSAAGEAVRDAVLEWDGRMAATSVGAAAYAAWRAALVRRIAAEPVFAPFADPRHDLVFLPWMDLVGRVGHALETLAAAGDPFGIDLRALARDALDDAAGHPATWGTTHVATPVHAFEVADADLEPPYVPALPVSGDSDCVRCTGSVPGWTDECYRGSVARYVWDLSDRQASAWVVPLGTAGDPRSPHHRDQLPLWAAGRLAPVVTDWDRLTEETPR, from the coding sequence ATGGCCCGGACCTACCGCGACGCGTGGGGCGTCCCGCACGTGCGGGCGACCTCCCTCGCCGATCTCGCCCACGGACAGGGCGAGGTCACCGCGCGCGACCGCACCTGGCAGCTCGAGCACCTGCACCGTCGCGCCACCGGCACCACCGCGGAGGTGCTGGGCGCGCCGGCGCTGCCGTGGGACCGGCTGGCCCGGCGCACGTGCCTCGTCGACGTCGCCCGCCGGGCCCACGCGGGCCTCGCCGGCGAGACGCGGGCCTTCGTCGCGGCGTACGTCCGGGGCGTGAACGAGGGCCTCGAGACCGCCGGTCGCGGCGGCGTCCCCGAGCTCGACCGGCTCGGCATCGACGCCCGGCCCTGGGAGGAGTGGACGCCGCTGGCGGTGTTCCTCGCCCAGCACCTGCTGTTCGCGAGCCTGCCGGGCAAGCTCTGGGCGCACCGCGCCCGGGAGGTGCTCGGCGCCGACGCCCGCCTGCTGTCGCACGAGGGGCCCTCGGCGAGCGGCTCCAACGCCTGGGCCGTCGGCGGCGACCGCACCGCGACCGGCGCGCCGCTCATCGGCGGCGACCCGCACCGGGTGGTCGAGGCGCCGGGTGTCTACCAGCAGGTGCGGCTGGCCTGCGAGGACCCCGCCGACCCCGTCGACGTGGTGGGGCTGGCGTTCCCCGGCGTCCCGGGCGTCCAGCACTTCGCGCACGCCGGCGAGGTGGCGTGGGCGATCACGAACGGCATGGCCGACTACCAGGACGTGTACGACGAGCGGCTGCGGCGGGCCGGCGACGGGGCGGCGGTGGAGGCGCTGGGGCCGGACGGCTGGGAGCCCGTGGCCGCCCGGGCCGAGACGATCGCCGTGCGCGGCGCTGCCCCGGAGACGGTCGAGGTGGTCGTCACGCCGCGCGGACCGGTGTTCGAGGGCGGTGTCGACGCCGGCGCCGGGCTCTCGGTCCGCTTCGCCTCCGACGTCCTCGGCGACCTCGGCTTCGACGCCCTGCTGCCGCTCCTGCGCTCGAGGACCGTCGACGACGTGGACGCGGCGCTCGACCGGTGGGTGGAGCCGGTCAACAACGTCGTCGTCGCCGACACCAGCGGCGCCGTGCGCTACCGCCTCGCCGGGCGGATCCCGCTGCGGGACGAGGCCAACCGGCACGGGGTCGTCGACGCCGCCGACCCGGCGACCGCCTGGGCCGGCTGGCTGGACCCGCTGCCGCGGCACGACGTACCTCCCGACGGGCAGGTGGTCACCGCCAACGAGCGGCGCGGCCCGGAGAGCGACCCGGTCGGCGCGACGTTCGCCTCGCCGCACCGTGCCCGCCGGATCGCGGCCCTCCTGGACGGCCGGGACGGGCTCACGGGGGAGGACTTCGCGGCGATCCACGACGACGACCTGTCCGCGCAGGCGCTCGTCCTGCGTGACGCCCTGGTCGAGGGGCAGCAGCCGTCGGCCGCGGGCGAGGCCGTCCGCGACGCCGTCCTCGAGTGGGACGGCCGGATGGCGGCGACGTCGGTGGGAGCCGCGGCGTACGCCGCCTGGCGCGCGGCGCTGGTACGGCGGATCGCTGCCGAGCCGGTGTTCGCGCCGTTCGCCGACCCTCGCCACGACCTGGTCTTCCTGCCCTGGATGGACCTCGTCGGCCGGGTCGGGCACGCGCTGGAGACCCTCGCCGCCGCGGGCGACCCGTTCGGCATCGACCTGCGCGCGCTCGCCCGGGACGCGCTCGACGACGCCGCCGGGCACCCGGCGACCTGGGGCACGACGCACGTCGCGACGCCCGTGCACGCCTTCGAGGTCGCCGACGCCGACCTCGAGCCGCCGTACGTCCCCGCGCTGCCGGTCTCCGGCGACAGCGACTGCGTCCGGTGCACCGGATCGGTGCCGGGCTGGACCGACGAGTGCTACCGCGGCTCGGTCGCCCGCTACGTCTGGGACCTGTCCGACCGCCAGGCCAGCGCCTGGGTCGTCCCGCTCGGCACGGCCGGCGACCCCCGCAGCCCCCACCACCGCGACCAGCTGCCGCTCTGGGCGGCCGGCCGACTCGCCCCGGTCGTGACCGACTGGGACCGCCTGACCGAGGAGACGCCCCGATGA
- a CDS encoding HAD family phosphatase: MQQPQHPELDLGPVRALLLDADGNLFASEEPAFAASTGVTNDFLAWLGSDHHWEPADLQAAALGRNFRSLAGDLAAEQGVTVPDDEMETWVAREQDVVTRHLAATLVPDPAVSDALRLLADRWQLAVVSSSALGRLAACFTAADLDEVLPVADRFSAQDSLPAPTSKPDPAVYLLALERLGLAPHEAVAVEDAVSGARSAVGAGIPTVGNLVFVPEPERAERRRALLDAGVVAVVEDWDELVDLLGLQEERRTEVSA, from the coding sequence GTGCAGCAGCCGCAGCATCCTGAGCTGGACCTGGGACCGGTGCGTGCCCTGCTCCTGGACGCGGACGGCAACCTGTTCGCCTCCGAGGAGCCGGCCTTCGCCGCGTCCACCGGGGTGACCAACGACTTCCTCGCCTGGCTCGGCTCCGACCACCACTGGGAGCCGGCGGACCTCCAGGCCGCGGCGCTCGGCCGCAACTTCCGCAGCCTGGCCGGCGACCTGGCCGCCGAGCAGGGCGTGACGGTCCCCGACGACGAGATGGAGACCTGGGTCGCCCGCGAGCAGGACGTCGTCACCCGGCACCTGGCCGCCACCCTCGTGCCCGACCCGGCCGTGAGCGACGCGCTGCGCCTCCTCGCGGACCGTTGGCAGCTCGCCGTCGTCAGCTCGAGCGCCCTCGGCCGCCTGGCTGCCTGCTTCACGGCCGCGGACCTCGACGAGGTGCTGCCGGTCGCGGACCGCTTCAGCGCGCAGGACTCCCTGCCGGCGCCGACCAGCAAGCCCGACCCGGCCGTCTACCTGCTCGCGCTCGAGCGGCTGGGGCTCGCCCCGCACGAGGCGGTCGCAGTGGAGGACGCCGTCTCCGGCGCCCGCTCCGCCGTCGGCGCGGGCATCCCCACCGTCGGGAACCTGGTCTTCGTGCCCGAGCCGGAGCGGGCGGAGCGCCGACGTGCGCTGCTGGACGCCGGCGTGGTCGCGGTCGTCGAGGACTGGGACGAGCTGGTCGACCTGCTCGGGCTGCAGGAGGAACGACGTACGGAGGTGTCGGCATGA
- a CDS encoding HNH endonuclease signature motif containing protein yields the protein MAKDSRRSTHVVSRAVAKSHTRLDRAHESHLWSMSNDDVAATLIEAARLRARVEALELRLAAEADRRHAGERVGATDTASWWAVETRQTRPAAKHRMRLAESLDRHDLTAAVLAEGDVSVEHARVITECLDRLPADLDDPTIPLRAEQHLLAEAQHRDPKSLRVLAKHVLTVVAPEIGEARDARALEAEERLARETAWLTMSPDGRGSVVGKFKIPELYGAMLKKTLLAFAAPKHQTAENGAETYERRPASERMGDAFCELLERLPTASVPKLGGLNATVVVTMDIASLMGGLAPGVLGDGSTISAATARRLACEAGLVPAVLGTRSELLDLGRTTRLFTGAQRRALNLTQPTCTAEGCDWPAHLCHAHHDQPWSAGGATDLTNARNLCPRHHARIHDPAYETTHLPGGKVAFHRRT from the coding sequence ATGGCCAAGGACTCCCGACGCAGCACACACGTGGTGTCACGCGCCGTCGCGAAGTCCCACACCCGCCTCGACCGGGCGCACGAGTCCCACCTGTGGTCGATGTCCAACGACGACGTCGCGGCGACATTGATCGAGGCAGCGCGGCTCCGCGCCCGCGTGGAGGCGCTCGAGCTCCGCCTGGCCGCTGAGGCCGACCGTCGTCACGCCGGCGAACGCGTCGGCGCGACCGACACCGCCTCGTGGTGGGCGGTCGAGACCCGTCAGACCCGTCCTGCTGCGAAGCACCGCATGCGGCTTGCGGAGTCGCTCGATCGCCACGACCTCACCGCGGCCGTGCTGGCGGAGGGTGATGTGTCGGTGGAGCACGCTCGGGTCATCACCGAGTGCCTCGACCGGCTGCCCGCCGACCTGGACGACCCGACCATCCCGCTCCGTGCCGAGCAGCACCTGCTCGCCGAGGCGCAGCACCGTGACCCCAAGTCGCTGCGGGTCCTGGCCAAGCACGTGCTCACCGTCGTGGCCCCGGAGATCGGCGAGGCCCGCGACGCCCGCGCCCTGGAGGCCGAGGAGCGCCTGGCCCGGGAGACCGCGTGGCTGACCATGAGCCCCGACGGGCGCGGGTCGGTGGTCGGGAAGTTCAAGATCCCCGAGCTCTACGGCGCGATGCTGAAGAAGACGCTCCTTGCCTTCGCCGCCCCGAAGCACCAGACGGCTGAGAACGGCGCCGAGACCTACGAACGACGCCCCGCTTCAGAACGGATGGGCGACGCGTTCTGCGAGCTCCTCGAACGCCTCCCCACCGCCTCGGTCCCGAAGCTCGGCGGGCTCAACGCCACCGTCGTCGTCACCATGGACATCGCGTCCCTCATGGGTGGCCTCGCACCGGGTGTGCTCGGCGACGGCAGCACCATCTCCGCAGCCACCGCACGGAGACTGGCCTGTGAGGCGGGCCTGGTCCCCGCTGTCCTCGGCACTCGCTCAGAGCTGCTGGACCTCGGCCGCACCACCCGGCTCTTCACCGGCGCACAACGCCGGGCCCTGAACCTCACCCAACCGACCTGCACCGCAGAAGGCTGCGACTGGCCCGCCCACCTCTGCCACGCCCACCACGACCAGCCCTGGTCCGCAGGCGGAGCGACTGACCTGACGAACGCCCGCAACCTCTGCCCCCGGCACCACGCCCGCATCCACGACCCTGCCTACGAGACCACCCACCTGCCCGGAGGAAAGGTCGCCTTCCACCGCAGGACATAA
- a CDS encoding response regulator transcription factor: MASKPLSVGVISPHELVLTGLSTMLRRHPARVWLCDAASSDGHLAGLDVVLYDAAGLDPVDGTAGSDLAHLVRSNARVVALARPQEPALTTAALERGVAGVVRMDATAIEMIDVFDRVARAGPGGNPSTRHVDAKLLLLPHGLTVREFEVLGLVAAGLSNAEIAERLYVSVNTVKTYVRAAYRKIGVDRRSQAVIWCAHHGVSAN, translated from the coding sequence ATGGCTAGCAAGCCGCTGAGCGTCGGCGTGATCAGTCCGCACGAGCTGGTGCTCACCGGGCTCTCCACGATGCTGCGGCGTCACCCGGCGCGCGTGTGGCTGTGCGACGCGGCCTCCTCCGACGGGCACCTGGCCGGGCTCGACGTCGTGCTGTACGACGCGGCCGGCCTCGACCCGGTGGACGGCACGGCCGGCAGCGACCTCGCGCACCTGGTCCGCAGCAACGCCCGGGTCGTCGCGCTCGCCCGCCCGCAGGAGCCGGCGCTGACCACGGCCGCCCTCGAGCGCGGGGTCGCGGGCGTCGTGCGCATGGACGCGACCGCGATCGAGATGATCGACGTCTTCGACCGGGTCGCCCGCGCCGGGCCCGGCGGCAACCCCTCCACCCGCCACGTCGACGCCAAGCTGCTCCTGCTCCCCCACGGGCTCACCGTCCGGGAGTTCGAGGTGCTGGGCCTGGTCGCCGCGGGCCTGTCGAACGCCGAGATCGCCGAGCGCCTCTACGTCAGCGTCAACACCGTCAAGACCTACGTCCGCGCCGCCTACCGCAAGATCGGCGTCGACCGCCGCTCGCAGGCCGTCATCTGGTGCGCCCACCACGGCGTCTCCGCCAACTGA
- a CDS encoding NAD(P)/FAD-dependent oxidoreductase, protein MISGDAAQDRTRYDVVVVGGGHNGLVSAAYLARAGLSVLVLERLDHTGGAAVSSAAFAGHGTRLSRYSYLVSLMPEALMADLGLDLTLVSRPTASYTPVLRDGRAGGLLVERTEGPATAESFRALTGSDEEYDAWREFYADVADLARVVAPTLLQPLPTERAVRDRVDPGTWRDVVARPLGEAVERRFRDDTVRGVVATDALIGTFASLHDPSLVQNRCFLYHLVGNGTGEWRVPVGGMGAVTDALARAATGAGATLRTGAGVSAVRAHADGAEVDWHDGERLRTVEAGTVLANVAPWVLRILLGGPEDPATKPVGAQLKINFLLDRLPRLRSGVDPAVAFAGTLHLAEDYSQLARAHADAAAGRVPSVLPGEVYCHSLTDPSVLGGEPEGTHTLTYFGLHTPATLFEADPAAAKATAVARAIASLDEHLVDPIESCVARDAAGRPCIEAKIPQDVERDLAMPGGHIFHGDLDWPWAANRARLDTPAQQWGVQTGVDSVLLCGSGARRGGAVSGIAGHNAAQAVLAAR, encoded by the coding sequence GTGATCTCGGGAGACGCTGCTCAGGACCGCACCCGCTACGACGTCGTGGTGGTCGGCGGCGGCCACAACGGCCTGGTCTCGGCCGCCTACCTCGCCCGCGCGGGCCTCTCGGTCCTCGTGCTCGAGCGGCTCGACCACACCGGCGGGGCCGCCGTCTCCTCCGCCGCGTTCGCGGGCCACGGCACGCGGCTGTCGCGCTACTCCTACCTCGTCTCCCTCATGCCCGAGGCGCTGATGGCCGACCTCGGCCTGGACCTGACCCTGGTGTCGCGCCCGACCGCGTCGTACACCCCGGTCCTCCGCGACGGCCGCGCGGGCGGGCTGCTCGTCGAGCGCACGGAGGGTCCCGCGACGGCGGAGTCCTTCCGCGCCCTCACCGGCTCCGACGAGGAGTACGACGCGTGGCGGGAGTTCTACGCCGACGTCGCCGACCTCGCCCGCGTCGTCGCCCCGACGCTGCTCCAGCCGCTGCCGACCGAGCGGGCGGTCCGCGACCGCGTCGACCCGGGCACGTGGCGCGACGTCGTCGCGCGGCCCCTCGGCGAGGCGGTCGAGCGCCGGTTCCGCGACGACACGGTCCGGGGCGTGGTCGCGACCGACGCGCTCATCGGCACGTTCGCCTCGCTCCACGACCCCTCGCTGGTGCAGAACCGGTGCTTCCTCTACCACCTCGTCGGCAACGGCACGGGCGAGTGGCGGGTGCCCGTCGGCGGCATGGGCGCGGTGACCGACGCGCTCGCCCGGGCCGCGACAGGAGCCGGGGCGACCCTGCGCACCGGAGCCGGGGTGAGCGCCGTCCGGGCCCACGCCGACGGCGCGGAGGTCGACTGGCACGACGGCGAGCGGCTGCGGACGGTCGAGGCGGGGACCGTGCTGGCGAACGTCGCGCCGTGGGTGCTGCGCATCCTGCTCGGCGGTCCCGAGGACCCCGCCACCAAGCCGGTCGGCGCCCAGCTGAAGATCAACTTCCTGCTCGACCGGCTCCCGCGGCTGCGCTCCGGCGTCGACCCGGCCGTGGCGTTCGCGGGCACCCTCCACCTCGCCGAGGACTACAGCCAGCTGGCCCGCGCGCACGCCGACGCCGCGGCCGGGCGGGTCCCCTCGGTCCTGCCGGGCGAGGTCTACTGCCACTCGCTGACCGACCCCTCGGTCCTCGGCGGGGAGCCGGAGGGCACCCACACGCTGACGTACTTCGGCCTGCACACCCCGGCCACGCTCTTCGAGGCCGACCCTGCCGCCGCGAAGGCGACCGCGGTGGCCCGGGCGATCGCCTCCCTCGACGAGCACCTGGTCGACCCGATCGAGTCGTGCGTCGCCCGTGACGCCGCCGGCCGGCCGTGCATCGAGGCGAAGATCCCGCAGGACGTCGAGCGCGACCTCGCCATGCCGGGCGGGCACATCTTCCACGGCGACCTGGACTGGCCCTGGGCGGCCAACCGGGCCCGGCTCGACACCCCCGCACAGCAGTGGGGCGTGCAGACCGGTGTCGACTCGGTGCTGCTCTGCGGCTCCGGCGCGCGTCGTGGCGGCGCGGTGTCGGGCATCGCCGGGCACAACGCGGCCCAGGCCGTGCTGGCCGCCCGCTGA